From a single Alkalihalophilus pseudofirmus genomic region:
- a CDS encoding FecCD family ABC transporter permease — MVHTKRLIKSKSAAFLIAAAVFIAIFISSVLFGAADVTIQDVRAAMFTSDSGEKLSMLREIRFPRAVGAMAVGAALAVSGAIIQGLTRNPLADPGLLGITAGANVALAITIAFIPAANYFGMMIACFIGAAVGTLMVLGIGASRRGGFSPFRIVLAGAAVTAFLTAIAEGIGIYFKISKDVSMWTAGGLIGTSWGQLEIVTPFIFGGILIAILLSKQLTILSLSEEVAVGLGQHTTKVKIMLFIVIVILAGAAVALVGNMAFIGLMIPHIVRAVVGTDYRNVLPMSVLFGAGFMLLCDLVGRTISAPYETPVAAIVAIIGLPFFLFIVRKEGKAFL, encoded by the coding sequence ATGGTACATACTAAACGATTAATTAAATCTAAATCCGCAGCATTTCTTATAGCTGCAGCAGTATTTATCGCCATTTTTATAAGCTCCGTCTTGTTTGGCGCAGCTGATGTGACGATTCAGGATGTGCGGGCGGCTATGTTTACAAGTGATTCTGGTGAGAAGCTGTCGATGCTTCGTGAAATCCGCTTCCCACGTGCAGTTGGTGCAATGGCTGTTGGAGCTGCTCTTGCGGTTTCAGGTGCGATTATTCAAGGGTTAACGAGAAACCCGTTAGCTGATCCCGGCCTTTTAGGAATTACAGCAGGTGCGAATGTTGCGCTCGCTATTACAATCGCCTTTATCCCTGCCGCTAATTATTTCGGCATGATGATTGCCTGTTTTATTGGTGCAGCTGTCGGAACTCTTATGGTGCTTGGCATAGGTGCCTCCCGCCGCGGCGGGTTCTCCCCGTTTCGGATCGTTTTAGCCGGGGCTGCCGTAACGGCTTTTTTAACAGCCATCGCTGAAGGGATCGGGATATATTTTAAGATTTCTAAAGACGTCTCAATGTGGACGGCAGGCGGGTTGATCGGTACGTCTTGGGGACAGCTTGAAATAGTTACGCCCTTTATTTTTGGGGGAATTTTAATTGCGATCCTTCTGTCTAAGCAGCTGACAATTCTCAGCCTAAGTGAAGAAGTGGCTGTGGGGCTTGGCCAGCATACGACCAAAGTCAAAATCATGCTATTTATTGTAATTGTGATTCTCGCAGGTGCTGCAGTCGCGCTTGTTGGTAATATGGCATTTATCGGCCTCATGATCCCGCATATCGTTCGGGCAGTAGTTGGAACAGATTATCGCAATGTATTGCCGATGTCCGTCTTATTTGGTGCCGGTTTTATGCTTCTTTGTGACCTTGTTGGACGTACAATCAGTGCACCTTATGAAACCCCTGTTGCTGCAATTGTTGCAATCATTGGGCTTCCATTTTTTCTCTTTATTGTTCGAAAAGAAGGGAAGGCATTTTTATGA
- a CDS encoding arsenic resistance protein, with protein sequence MSVIEKLYSIIILAAVILGLSLGQVDLIRIHAESLIVPFLLAMLYITFLQIPLDQLKKAFKNIKFTSTSLLLNFVWTPVFAWLLAMIFLSDHPALYIGFIMLMVTPCTDWYLIFTGIARGNVALSTAILPLNLLLQVMLLPIYLLLFAGSTGVVEVSFLVESVLVVLMIPLILAVMTNFLLKRHKGLQEAILVKLSPLPILLLSLAIMAMFAAQGQLLLQNLELLWIIFVPILLFFIVNLFISQKAGKLLKFSYSDCVSLSLTTLARNSPIALAIAMTAFPDEPFIALILVIGPLIELPILAGISQVLLWSSARN encoded by the coding sequence ATGAGTGTTATTGAAAAATTATATTCCATCATTATTTTAGCGGCGGTTATCCTTGGCTTAAGCCTAGGTCAAGTCGATCTGATACGTATTCATGCTGAGAGTCTTATTGTTCCTTTTTTATTAGCCATGCTCTACATCACCTTTTTACAAATACCGCTTGATCAATTGAAAAAAGCGTTCAAAAACATCAAATTCACATCAACCTCACTCTTGCTGAATTTTGTCTGGACACCTGTTTTTGCTTGGTTATTAGCAATGATTTTTTTAAGTGATCATCCTGCACTCTATATTGGTTTCATCATGTTGATGGTGACACCTTGCACAGATTGGTATTTAATTTTCACAGGCATTGCAAGAGGAAATGTTGCCTTATCTACCGCAATCCTCCCCTTAAACCTACTGCTTCAAGTAATGCTGCTGCCTATCTATTTATTGCTGTTCGCAGGGTCAACTGGTGTTGTGGAGGTTAGTTTTTTAGTAGAAAGTGTGCTGGTTGTGTTGATGATACCTCTTATACTGGCTGTTATGACGAATTTCCTTTTAAAAAGGCATAAAGGACTCCAAGAAGCGATACTAGTAAAGCTAAGTCCCTTGCCTATTCTCTTGTTGAGTCTCGCGATTATGGCGATGTTTGCTGCACAGGGACAATTGCTGCTTCAGAACTTAGAATTGCTATGGATCATTTTCGTACCGATCCTCCTCTTCTTTATTGTAAATTTATTTATCTCTCAAAAAGCGGGCAAGCTCCTTAAGTTTTCATACAGCGATTGCGTGAGTTTAAGTTTGACGACACTCGCTAGAAATTCTCCGATTGCTTTGGCAATTGCGATGACAGCCTTCCCCGATGAGCCTTTCATTGCACTGATACTTGTGATCGGCCCGCTGATTGAGCTTCCTATTCTAGCAGGGATCTCACAAGTGTTGTTGTGGAGTTCAGCTCGAAATTAG
- a CDS encoding SDR family NAD(P)-dependent oxidoreductase, with translation MSKVAVITGGGSGLGQSCAIRLAEEGVNIAVVDVSDEGGNQTVEAVKELGQDAIFIKADVSKAEDVKRYVDETIEYFGTIDYFFNNAGISGSGAYFLETDIKEIEQIVGINLLGALYGIRYVAEVMLKNGGGSIVNTASSAGVIGQDTVVTYSATKHGIVGLTKSLVAEYAKDGLRVNAIAPGPTETPMVKSYFEANPKMKESAESGIPQKRLGTPEEVAELVTFLLTSKAEYINGEVIRIDGGFTNTKF, from the coding sequence GTGAGTAAAGTAGCGGTTATTACTGGCGGCGGCAGCGGGTTAGGTCAGTCTTGTGCAATTCGTTTAGCTGAAGAAGGGGTAAATATTGCAGTTGTCGATGTAAGTGATGAAGGTGGTAATCAAACAGTTGAAGCGGTTAAAGAACTCGGCCAGGATGCGATTTTTATTAAAGCAGATGTCTCAAAAGCAGAAGATGTGAAAAGATATGTAGATGAGACGATAGAGTATTTTGGCACGATTGATTATTTTTTCAATAATGCAGGAATCTCAGGAAGCGGAGCGTATTTTCTTGAGACTGATATTAAGGAAATTGAACAGATTGTCGGAATTAACTTGCTCGGTGCTTTATATGGCATTCGATATGTCGCAGAAGTAATGCTGAAAAATGGAGGCGGCTCGATTGTCAACACTGCTTCAAGTGCTGGCGTAATTGGGCAGGATACGGTTGTCACCTATTCAGCAACAAAGCATGGGATCGTCGGCTTAACGAAGAGTCTGGTCGCAGAGTATGCAAAAGACGGGCTCAGGGTAAATGCGATTGCTCCAGGACCTACTGAAACGCCTATGGTGAAGTCTTATTTTGAAGCGAATCCGAAAATGAAAGAAAGTGCAGAAAGCGGCATCCCGCAAAAACGGCTTGGAACACCAGAAGAAGTAGCGGAACTGGTCACATTTTTGCTGACGTCAAAAGCAGAATATATCAACGGTGAGGTCATTAGAATTGATGGAGGCTTTACGAATACTAAATTTTAA
- a CDS encoding ATP-binding protein, protein MKNMTTLQLFLDQKDRVEPLHIYYTFSERHKYIRNALYFLSYALEHNLNVLFLEEDTVYQEIRVQLLKTYSSEKVDTIMYQDSMQFYLNGKQFDADRNSEHVLSLLTPLLQKGEHILIWGQVLFPSENSLSQLRQYEMNCDKFISEKHITSVCAYNGLTIPAYVQTELLKTHKYFMTDDEVTISGLYQREHLQSFSDHDRKRIANIERKNRQLIHDNENLCEAYEIIARKKKDYWKLLKELPIPILISKDDTLVYANERALADLELPPFENIKGESIFNFIHFTDHFLEQKWINTLQSNQEFEMKEVELKLENDSIKTFKLKSIFTWYKESESILHVLIDLTPYKLLEKKMIRAEKLNLAGQLAAGIAHEIKNPLTSIKGFYKLIKYGMGKEKYFNIIDDELDRIEQIANEFLILSKPHSDIFKIHSISRIIEEVKTLLETQAIIKGNDIITSYPEEELLIKCEETKIKQVFVNLLKNAVEATKNGHIYVTVKKQLDFVDIIIQDEGCGISKEALSKISEPFFTTKEKGTGLGLLICDKIIENHNGMRSIESTEGVGTTFTITFPLTKGQQTYIPVDPILYNDLSTHV, encoded by the coding sequence ATGAAAAATATGACAACTCTACAACTGTTCTTAGACCAGAAGGATCGGGTTGAGCCCCTCCATATTTACTACACATTCTCAGAACGTCATAAATATATTAGAAACGCTCTCTACTTTCTTAGTTATGCACTTGAACATAATTTAAACGTGCTTTTTCTTGAAGAAGATACTGTCTATCAAGAAATAAGAGTTCAGCTTCTCAAAACCTACTCTTCTGAAAAAGTAGATACAATTATGTATCAAGATAGCATGCAATTTTATCTCAATGGGAAACAATTCGATGCAGACCGTAACTCAGAGCATGTTTTATCGCTCTTAACTCCCCTGCTTCAAAAAGGAGAACATATATTAATATGGGGTCAAGTACTTTTCCCAAGTGAAAACTCTCTATCTCAACTTAGACAATATGAAATGAACTGCGATAAATTTATTTCGGAAAAACATATTACCAGCGTATGTGCTTATAATGGCCTTACCATTCCTGCTTATGTTCAAACGGAGCTCCTCAAAACACATAAATACTTTATGACCGATGATGAAGTAACCATATCAGGTCTATATCAACGTGAACACCTTCAAAGTTTTTCAGATCATGATAGAAAACGCATAGCTAATATTGAGCGAAAAAACAGACAGCTTATTCATGATAATGAAAACTTATGTGAAGCCTATGAAATAATCGCTAGAAAAAAGAAAGACTACTGGAAGCTACTAAAAGAATTGCCTATCCCCATCTTAATCTCTAAAGATGATACCCTTGTGTATGCCAACGAAAGAGCCCTCGCAGACTTAGAACTTCCACCTTTTGAAAATATAAAAGGGGAAAGTATTTTTAACTTCATTCATTTTACAGATCATTTCCTAGAACAAAAATGGATAAATACCTTGCAATCGAATCAAGAATTTGAAATGAAAGAAGTTGAATTGAAGCTAGAAAATGACTCTATTAAAACGTTTAAGCTTAAATCAATCTTTACTTGGTATAAAGAATCTGAGTCTATTCTGCATGTATTAATTGATTTAACTCCATATAAATTATTAGAAAAGAAAATGATTCGTGCTGAGAAGCTAAATTTAGCTGGTCAGCTCGCTGCTGGGATTGCTCATGAAATTAAAAATCCTCTCACATCAATTAAAGGCTTTTACAAGCTGATCAAATATGGAATGGGCAAGGAAAAGTACTTTAACATTATTGATGACGAGCTTGACCGGATTGAACAAATTGCTAACGAATTTCTTATCTTATCTAAACCTCATTCAGATATCTTTAAAATTCATTCCATTTCTAGAATTATCGAAGAAGTGAAAACTCTCCTTGAAACACAAGCCATCATTAAAGGTAATGATATTATTACATCTTATCCCGAAGAAGAGCTGCTTATTAAATGTGAGGAAACGAAAATTAAACAAGTATTTGTGAACCTCTTAAAAAATGCTGTAGAAGCAACAAAAAATGGTCATATTTATGTTACGGTGAAAAAGCAGCTTGATTTTGTTGATATCATCATTCAGGATGAAGGCTGCGGAATCTCAAAAGAAGCTTTATCAAAAATATCTGAGCCTTTCTTCACGACAAAAGAAAAAGGCACAGGCTTAGGCTTACTTATTTGCGACAAGATTATCGAAAATCATAACGGAATGAGATCAATTGAAAGTACAGAAGGCGTTGGTACTACTTTTACAATTACATTTCCTTTAACAAAAGGACAACAGACTTATATTCCTGTAGATCCAATCCTATATAATGACCTTTCTACCCATGTTTAA
- a CDS encoding ATP-binding protein translates to MEKTDSLYTLLQKKNHIDSIQAYYTYTEREKYLHHAFQFVSFALKHNYKVICIEDDSLYQELLSQLSLVYSDDLLRNITFYDSSEFYLASNVFKGEDQSSKLLNAMRPVINNGDRLMIWGNIKFANEKVVLQQLKKFKVYCDPYITEHQISTVCAMNGFNTPAYIQTELLKTHKYFMTDDEITKSGIFKMGYYHVEEELENKRIHMIEQQNRQLSIDNEKLSNAYELLSRKKKEYRKLLTELPIATFITKSDCIVYANEKALIDLELPNFEFIHDVNVFDIIQFIDHSIKEQWLLSLQSNQDFQLKEVELILSNGQVKTFELKSMRTWYQGGEAILHVLIDLTPYKVLEKEMIRSEKLNIAGQLAAGIAHEIKNPLTAIKGFYKLFKLNMGKEFYYKIIEDELNRIEQIANEFLALSKPHSNVFEVHSISKIIQEVKTLLETEAILKGNEIITSFQKSDELFIYCEETKMKQVFVNLIKNAIEATTNGHIFITTNLRGENVEISIQDQGCGISETTLKKVGEPFFTTKETGTGLGLLICDKIIDTHNGTRSIESTKNVGTTYTILLPLAQKHLSLDADSPSYSKQYI, encoded by the coding sequence ATGGAGAAAACAGATTCTCTATATACATTACTACAAAAAAAGAATCATATAGACTCCATCCAAGCCTACTATACTTACACTGAGCGTGAAAAATATTTACATCATGCGTTCCAGTTTGTAAGTTTTGCATTAAAGCATAATTATAAAGTCATATGTATAGAAGATGACTCTCTATATCAAGAATTGCTTTCTCAATTATCACTAGTATACTCTGATGATTTACTTAGGAATATCACTTTTTATGACAGCAGCGAATTTTATCTTGCCTCAAATGTATTTAAAGGCGAGGACCAGTCTTCAAAGCTATTAAATGCAATGAGGCCTGTTATTAACAATGGGGATCGTCTCATGATATGGGGCAATATAAAATTTGCAAATGAAAAAGTTGTTCTTCAACAACTCAAAAAGTTTAAAGTTTATTGCGATCCATATATTACAGAGCATCAAATATCAACAGTGTGTGCGATGAATGGGTTTAACACCCCTGCCTATATTCAAACTGAATTACTTAAAACACATAAATATTTTATGACCGATGATGAAATTACTAAATCAGGTATCTTTAAGATGGGGTATTACCACGTCGAAGAAGAATTAGAGAATAAACGTATACATATGATTGAACAACAGAACAGACAACTCTCTATTGATAATGAAAAATTGAGTAACGCGTATGAACTGCTTAGTAGAAAAAAGAAGGAATATCGCAAGTTATTAACCGAGTTACCCATTGCTACATTTATTACCAAATCAGATTGTATAGTATATGCGAACGAAAAAGCTCTCATAGATTTAGAGCTCCCGAACTTTGAATTTATTCATGATGTAAATGTATTTGATATCATTCAATTTATCGATCATTCCATTAAAGAGCAATGGTTACTTAGCCTTCAATCAAATCAAGATTTTCAACTGAAAGAAGTAGAACTAATCCTTTCTAATGGGCAGGTTAAAACGTTTGAGCTAAAGTCGATGCGTACTTGGTATCAAGGCGGCGAAGCCATTTTGCATGTTCTAATTGATTTAACTCCATATAAAGTGTTAGAAAAAGAAATGATTCGTTCAGAAAAATTAAATATCGCCGGGCAGTTGGCTGCAGGAATTGCCCATGAAATTAAAAACCCGCTTACTGCGATCAAAGGGTTCTACAAATTGTTTAAACTTAATATGGGGAAAGAATTCTATTATAAAATAATTGAAGATGAACTTAATCGGATCGAACAAATTGCTAATGAATTCCTAGCTTTATCTAAACCTCATTCAAATGTATTTGAAGTTCACTCGATTTCAAAAATCATTCAAGAAGTGAAAACTTTACTAGAAACAGAAGCGATTCTTAAAGGAAATGAAATTATAACGTCCTTTCAGAAAAGTGACGAGCTTTTCATTTATTGCGAGGAAACAAAAATGAAACAAGTATTTGTTAACCTCATTAAGAATGCCATTGAAGCTACAACAAACGGACACATATTTATAACGACCAATCTACGAGGCGAGAATGTAGAAATCAGCATACAAGATCAAGGCTGCGGGATTTCAGAAACCACTTTAAAAAAAGTGGGAGAGCCTTTCTTTACAACGAAAGAAACAGGAACTGGCTTAGGTTTATTGATTTGCGATAAAATTATTGACACTCATAATGGTACTAGGAGCATTGAAAGTACTAAAAATGTAGGAACTACGTACACAATCTTATTACCTCTAGCACAAAAACATTTGTCTTTAGATGCAGATTCACCTTCTTATAGTAAACAGTATATCTAA
- a CDS encoding glycine betaine uptake BCCT transporter: protein MFKISVGIAVIFVLIGALIPEQLGEAMNIAQAFVLESFGWFYQLVATFFLLFAAFMIFSKYGKIKLGAPDSKPEYSRPTWFAMLFSAGMGIGLLFYGVSEPIAHFSAPPMGEGSTEASAIMGMRYTWLHWGLHAWAIYAVVAMALAYQKFRKGAPGLMSATLYPVLGDKVKGPIGHAVDVAAVFATLFGVAASLGLGSQQINAGLEYLFGIPNTFGIQMLIMGIITVLFIVSANTGISKGIKYLSNANMSIAVVLFAAMLILGPTLFLLNMFTTSLGSYMQNLMQMGLRLSPFDENEAAWTQGWTVFYWAWWISWTPFVGMFIARVSKGRTIREFTVAVILVPSLVCAMWFTVFGGTGMFLELTQGLAVSSQSLETALFYVYQQLPLGALLSFLTIALITTFFVTSADSATFVLGMMTTGGKLNPSNKVKVTWGIILVAATCVLMVSGGLQGLQTAIIVSALPLTFIVLLMTYGLVKALNQELKDLGANPTVELKKKKVS, encoded by the coding sequence GTGTTTAAGATTTCAGTTGGAATTGCCGTCATTTTTGTATTAATCGGTGCGTTAATTCCAGAACAGTTAGGTGAGGCAATGAATATCGCTCAAGCCTTTGTGCTTGAATCATTTGGTTGGTTTTATCAGCTTGTTGCGACGTTCTTCCTGCTGTTTGCAGCATTTATGATTTTTAGTAAGTACGGAAAGATCAAATTAGGAGCGCCTGATTCTAAACCTGAATACAGCCGTCCTACTTGGTTTGCAATGCTGTTTTCAGCAGGGATGGGAATAGGGCTGTTATTTTACGGAGTATCAGAACCAATTGCTCACTTCTCTGCACCTCCGATGGGAGAAGGAAGCACAGAAGCTTCCGCTATTATGGGTATGCGTTATACATGGCTGCATTGGGGCCTTCATGCTTGGGCAATCTACGCTGTTGTTGCGATGGCGCTGGCTTATCAAAAATTTAGAAAAGGCGCACCGGGATTAATGAGTGCAACCCTGTATCCCGTATTAGGTGATAAAGTGAAAGGGCCAATTGGGCATGCGGTTGATGTTGCTGCTGTTTTCGCTACATTATTTGGTGTAGCAGCATCGCTTGGACTTGGATCACAGCAAATTAATGCCGGGCTTGAATATCTATTTGGAATACCTAATACATTCGGCATTCAAATGCTGATTATGGGGATTATCACCGTTCTCTTTATTGTTTCAGCCAATACAGGAATCTCTAAAGGTATTAAATACTTAAGTAATGCGAATATGTCAATCGCAGTTGTATTATTTGCTGCGATGCTTATTTTAGGACCAACCTTATTTTTACTGAATATGTTTACCACGAGTCTTGGAAGCTACATGCAGAATTTAATGCAAATGGGCTTACGTTTATCTCCGTTTGATGAAAATGAAGCAGCTTGGACTCAAGGCTGGACCGTCTTTTACTGGGCATGGTGGATTTCATGGACGCCGTTTGTCGGTATGTTTATTGCCAGAGTCTCAAAAGGAAGAACGATTAGAGAATTTACTGTAGCCGTTATTTTGGTTCCATCACTAGTATGTGCAATGTGGTTTACCGTTTTTGGCGGGACAGGAATGTTTTTAGAGTTGACACAGGGACTCGCTGTATCTAGTCAGTCTCTTGAGACAGCATTATTCTATGTATACCAGCAGCTGCCGTTAGGTGCTTTGTTATCATTCTTAACAATTGCCCTAATCACCACATTTTTTGTGACATCAGCTGATTCGGCAACGTTTGTACTTGGTATGATGACTACCGGCGGAAAGCTTAACCCGTCTAATAAGGTTAAAGTCACGTGGGGCATTATTTTAGTTGCTGCAACATGTGTTCTAATGGTGTCAGGAGGCTTGCAAGGACTGCAAACAGCGATTATCGTCAGTGCCTTGCCGCTAACGTTCATTGTTCTTTTGATGACGTACGGATTAGTCAAAGCACTGAATCAAGAATTAAAAGATTTAGGTGCGAATCCAACTGTTGAATTGAAGAAGAAAAAAGTGAGTTAA
- a CDS encoding FecCD family ABC transporter permease, which yields MIHPSIIKKQRMILIVLTVLIILTAAIGASIGPSSLSFNRILPTLFGQGEFKEEFILFSVRLPRIVVTLLAGMALALSGAILQGITRNDLADPGIIGINSGAGVGVAVFYLFFPVSNGSFVFLLPLIAFASALITAIAIYLFAYNRTTGLAPVRLVLTGVGFSMALSGVMILLFSSVDPFKVDFIARWMAGNVWGADWPFIWAILPWLVILIPFTLYKANRLNILGLGEPAAIGVGIRVERERFVLLITAVALAASAVSVTGGIAFIGLMAPHMAKALVGPRNQLYIPVAILLGGWLLVLADTVGRNLVEPDGIPTGIMVALIGAPYFMYLLMRK from the coding sequence ATGATTCATCCAAGTATTATCAAAAAACAGCGCATGATTTTAATTGTCTTAACGGTTCTAATCATACTTACAGCGGCCATCGGAGCAAGCATAGGCCCCTCTTCCCTCTCTTTTAACCGCATCCTCCCTACTCTGTTTGGTCAAGGAGAATTTAAAGAGGAATTTATCTTATTTTCTGTGAGGCTGCCTAGAATTGTTGTAACTCTTCTTGCAGGTATGGCCCTTGCGTTATCGGGCGCAATCTTACAAGGCATTACACGAAATGATTTGGCTGACCCGGGTATTATCGGCATTAATTCTGGAGCCGGCGTTGGAGTAGCTGTCTTTTATTTATTTTTCCCGGTTAGTAATGGCAGCTTTGTCTTTTTGCTCCCTCTGATCGCCTTTGCCTCTGCCCTCATTACAGCAATAGCGATCTACTTATTCGCCTATAATCGTACAACAGGCCTTGCTCCTGTGCGGTTAGTATTAACGGGTGTAGGGTTTTCGATGGCTTTATCAGGTGTGATGATCTTGCTCTTTTCATCTGTTGATCCATTTAAAGTAGATTTTATTGCCAGGTGGATGGCAGGAAATGTGTGGGGGGCGGATTGGCCATTTATTTGGGCGATACTGCCTTGGCTTGTTATTTTAATTCCTTTTACGCTCTATAAAGCAAACCGATTGAACATTCTCGGGCTTGGTGAGCCGGCTGCGATTGGAGTTGGCATCCGTGTTGAGCGTGAACGATTTGTACTGTTGATCACAGCCGTAGCTCTTGCTGCATCAGCTGTTTCAGTTACTGGCGGCATTGCGTTTATTGGTTTGATGGCTCCTCATATGGCAAAGGCGTTGGTTGGACCAAGAAATCAGCTCTACATTCCTGTCGCAATCCTGCTTGGCGGCTGGCTCTTAGTGTTAGCTGATACGGTTGGACGAAATCTTGTCGAACCTGATGGGATCCCGACAGGCATCATGGTCGCGTTAATCGGTGCTCCTTATTTTATGTATTTGTTGATGAGAAAATAA